TggccacatgcagacgcataaaacggagaattcgcaaatcttcactttggtcggagtttttaaaaagaatcgtttttgatgacgtaaatctgcgttttcgtgtggatgataggccgaatcgtagaaaaatatcttcgttttgtgagatacccggctacgtgtggacaagggctGACTTTGACAGTCATATCTGCCATTATAACCTAATTTCTAAGCACAACTTTTGAAAATACTGTCCTGTTTATCcaataaatgttttcttcctCAGCTTAACAATGTGGAGAAAGCAATAGCAGCAGCTCACACCTTCCTGAAGAAGAACCCCAATGATCCCTATTTATCCAAGAACATGAACTACTACAAGACGGTGTTCGACGTGGAGGAATATCTGATCGACCACGAGGAGCAGCCGTATGAGGTTCGCTCCTCAGCTTTACCGCAGTGTGCCGATAAAATATTACCTCTCTCATTATTATAACACGTCTTTGCTCTCCAGAGTGTTTTCCTAAAGAGTGTGACCCTCTACAACAATGGAGACTTCAGCAGCAGCGCCAGGAACATGGAGCAGGCCATAACGCAGTACTTTGAACTATACAGCCTCTGCTTGGCCGGCTGCGAAGGTTCCTACGAGATCTTAGAGTACAAAGACTTCTATCCAACCCTGGCAGGTAAGAATGGATGCTTTGAAttcttatgctaagctaagctaatcagctGTAGTTTACTGTACACAAGTTTCATCAATCTCATCATCTTGTCAAGTTACAAAACTTGGCGTTACAGATTTACCCAACAAGTTTCAGAATTAAGGTGAAGACCCTGCAACATTATGCACTGATGACCCAACAAAGTCTTAGATTCTGACCAAAGCGGATGTTTATCTTCTCACTCTGACAACttacaaaatgaattaaagaccacaaatacatgcacaacTGGTTAATAATAAACTGTCTGCTAATACGTAGAAGAAAGCATCGTCTAGAGTTCATATTTCTTTCACATATGGTGTATCTCAAAGCGTGCAACCAGATATCAAGACCTTCAGATGACATCAGATCATGATAATGTGGTTGAAGTCTGAAGATTTGGTTGAAGTCTCACCTTTATCCTTCCCAACAGTTGCCAAGTTGGTCAAGGAACTCTTTGGTTGCAAGGTTTCTcagatgctgaaggctctgtTGGAGTGTCTTGGTTGACTTTTCTCTTGGATGGTGCCTGTGGAGAAGCAGACAGGGGTGGTGGTTATCAAGGCATCAGACTGTTCAAACTCACCAGGAAAGTTTATTCCTGAGTGCTGGAAGAGGTGCTTCAACCAACTGTCGAACCTTAGATTAAGGAGCAATCCAGAGTCCTTCCTGGGCACGCAACCCTTGTGGAGTTGCTGAATGGTTAATGGGAGTTTGACCACTAAGTCTATATGCATTTTATGGATTTGGAGAAAGCCTGCAATTGTGAGAAACCCTGCAGTAGTACTGGGGTATTGGGAGTTATCTAGTTCtttaacaaccaaaatgagTGATGTTGGGCTCTTCAGAGTTTGCCCTTGTCTTTGGTGCTGTTTTGGACCATCATGGATAGGATCCCAAGGTGCAGTCAGTGTCCTACTTTTTGCTGAAGTCATGGCTCTGTTGGCTCTGGGTTGCACTTAGGCAACTGAATGAGAGTCCAATCCCCTGAGTCGGAGGTTCTCTGCCGGAAACCAGTGGATTTTTTCGGTCTTTGTTTTGGGTGAGTTGATGCCCCAAGAACAGGAATTTGAGTATCTCAAAAATTCTGTGTTTGAGTAACAATAGGGAAAATGGAGTATGGGATGGACAGACAGCTTGGTACAGGGTCGGTAGTAATGTGGATGTTGTACCAGACCGTTGTGGTGTAGAGGGAAGGCGAAGCTCGTGATTTACCAGTCGATCTATGTTCAACCCTCATCTATGGCCCATGAActttgggtagtgaccaaaagaactAGATATCAGCGGTCAGAATGATTAGTTTTCCATGGGGTGGCTGGACTTGGCTCCTTCGTGTTCAAAAGTTCAGGTGGTTTGGGCACCTTGCTTTGTAGGTTTTCAGGGCAAATGGGAAAGCTCTGGAACTCTCTGTAGGGACTGCATATCTCATCTGACCTAGGAACACCTCAGGAAGTCCCAggaagaactgaaaaatattactGGTGTGATAAACATCTGGAATTTCCTGCTTTAACCTGTCACCACTACAGCCCCACTCTggataaacagaagaaaatggatagatgccatttgtaatattttgcaggAAATTCTAGCAAGATATGTTAATTTAGGCACTAGAACAGCGAAGgaatccaaaaaaaatcatgtcaaCCTCTAGATAGGATGCCGCCAACGTGGTATTGACTAataaataatagatttttttgccTATTTCCCTCAGATCTCTACACCAATGTGCTGAAATGTAAAGTGAAATGTGAGGACAACCTGACACCCAGCGTCGGAGGCTTCTTCGTGGAAAAGTTTGTAGCCACAATGTATCACTACCTCCAGTTTTCCTATTATAAATGTAAGAACCTTAACCAAGATTCTGttctttttgcagcattttatccGCGTGGtgctgttttaattattttgtggtATTATTTTTAGTAAACGACGTAAAGATGGCTGCTCCGTGCGCAGCCAGTTACATGCTGTTCGACCCCAAAGACCAGGTGATGAACCAAAACGTGGCGTATTATCGCTTCTACCGGGAGCAGTGGGGCCTCAAGGAAGTGGACTTCCAGCCTCGGCCTGTAAGTAAAAGAAGACTTTCACTAGAGGACAGCGGCGGCTGAAGCAGAAACTGCAGTATATAGAGTCAACAGAAAGTCTCGACAAAGTTCACACCAGCTATACTGCAGGGAAGCAGGGCGATTGTTTCATAAAGTGGTCTTGGCGCGAACGTTAACACGATCTCAGGGCGGTAATTAGGAACTCATATAGTGGTGTAAAGACAGACTTGTTATCCCATCTTTTCTGATTCGGCTGCAGCTGTGGTGtcgccatttttttttttttttatgcagagCTCCATAAAGTTGTTTTGCCTCGTAACGCTGCCCCAGTTTTCAAATAGGTTTGGTGAAGCTGTAAAAACTTCAAGGCCTCCAAAatgagaggaaggagaaagaaaacaacaggcgAAATTTGTCGCTATGCGCAGCATCATAAAAgtgttgttattttctgttttcacctgCTGTCaacttgacttcttttttttcccaggaGGCTCTGAGGTATTTTAACCAGACGACCAAACAGAAGGAGATGCTGGAGTTTGCACTGAACTACCTACAAACAGAGGATGAGGTACGTTTTCCACATTTGAAGCTATGTTATGATAATGTCCAACCTTTAGTTGTCTCTTTTTACAGGCAGTAATGATGTCAACATGGTTTTAGTGCATTATAATGTCAGAAAAGCTACTTTTTCCTGAGTCAGTCGTTGCAGGTTAATAGTCTTATTGGCGTTAGAAGCTCCCTAACTGAGTGAATTGACCCGGAAGTATCTGTAGAAATTGTCAGCCGTATTGAAAGCTGGGTAAATTCtttaaatactaataaaaaagaTGCTGTCTTATCTCCTTTATGGGGTAGTCAATGCGTAGAGGAATTTTTTGCACTTTGCATAGAGGTTTTAGCTAGCTTTGACCAGTTTTTTAAATTAGGGTTTCATTTTGCAAAGTTTTCTGTAAATGAAAGTAACATAGATTCATTGCTTTTTATTGCATCTAAACTGATGTTATTGTTGTGCACTGTCGCCCACCAAAGATCAATTCTGAGCCGGAAAATCGATCCCTTAGCAGAAAATACACTGGTGCATCATTTATGAAAGGAGAGTAGATGGTCTCATTTAAAACTAGCTTGCTGCTGCAACATTTAAAGTGTTTCATGGttacactataaaaaaaatccataaaaatggTAACAATCTGTCAGCAAGaatgcagtaaaatatgttaaaaactgttgaatattatgtttaaaaatgtaaacatggtGAAAATAAGGCAAATATTTAGAATATGAAGttatttttagttgatttaaatatgataaaactgtaattttatggtcacatatagtaattgtaaaaaaaataataaaataaaaaaataaaattgtaaaatttacagtttttagcctgtttttttttcacagtcagCATGTAAATGAAAAGGTTTACAGTgtgattttagtgattttaaataatacattttcctGAAGAAACTTCCCGTCACAGAGGAGTAGTTCAAGGAACgtcagaaagtttaaaatcagatgattctttctgtttttactgtttctgactccaataaatgatgtaattgtgGCAGATTTTTAAAGGACAACATTCCTTTTAAAACCGCCAGCTGATTTTGCGGTTTGAGGTTTTAATCTTTaactttgtgttacattttaaaagcttgttaccagcttttttttattgattgtttaAAATCTGCATCTTAAAAAAGCTGCCAGCTAAATGCAGTTGAatagaaagtacaatatttgcaAGCATAAActagcataaaatggaaatattcaagGTAGTTCAGTAAATACACGTAGTTACTTCCCATGCTTGCCATAATGGCACCTCCATTTCCTAAAACAACATTacctggttttattttttttactgaatccaGGCAATGCTCTCTAACTTTGCTGATCATAATCTGTGGAAGCTTTCACAGATATGAATCCCTGACATTTCTTTGAACGGCACAAACAAAATTCCTGCACTGTGCTCGCGTGGCGGCAGACGTTTCAGATCCAGACATTTCAAAACCTCAGAAGATAAAACCTGAACTGTGTGCATGACTAGACAAGATGAAATTACACTTAAATGCTGCACAACAGCAACGTAAGTACATGACGAAGCTGGAGtcctttgttttaaaaacactgtgagGTGTATGATGATTTACTCTGGTGGTGCAGATTTAATGCGAGCTGCAGCTGAAGTCCGGGAAAAGGaaggcagaagaaaaaaaaaggatgaaagaTGTCGGGGTGGAGGAGGGTTCTGTTTTCCGGCAGCAGCTTGTGGTATGTGGCTCGGAGGTGTCGGCCACATTCATTTAGCTCAGGTCAGCCCCTCCCAGCTGAACACACTGCTGGAcctggagggggaggaggacgTCTGAATTACAGGCTGCACAGAATCAGTTCAGTTCTGCCACTCAGAGTACAAGTATCTCAgtaaaacacttgatttttgtgtgttttcttttgcatttcagGACGTGGTGAGTCCAGAAGAAGCTGCCACCTCTCACTCGGAACATCCGGACGCAGAGTTCGAAGGAATGGGCGACTACGAGGAGTCCTTCTTGGCCGAATGGTGGCAGGAACCCAAAACTAAGTGGGACACCGGAGAGGTTGCAGAATGACAAAACTTTCCCGACAGTATTCAAGCAGGACATTTCAGGAACTTAGCCGTCGTGTTGATCCAGATCAGAGATTGACGTATTCCGTCTTGGCTGCCATCAGCCTTTTTGAAACTGTTTTACAATCCGTCATCGGCCTCTTAAAGACTTTTCTACAGTGTTTGTGTTCCATTCTTATTTAATAAAAGCTCAATGAGTTTGTGCTGTGGTATAAGGAAGGTGATGTAGCTTTTCTTATGCCAAACTGGGTGGTTGTTACAATAAGTTCCTCctaattaaataatattttaatatactTTTTTGTGCTTCATCTCTGAATGTCATGAGCTAAATGTGCAAGAGGTGTTAAAGTAAttagtttattcatttttataccTCATTAATCACTTTATCCAGTcaagacaaaatgtcaaaacatgaTCACATCAATTTGGGTTCcttaattagaaattaaagcTGGTAAATCTGAACAGAGCTTCAAAAACAAGGAAACCACAAGGAATTCCACCTATAAGGTCCAATCAGCCTAATTGCATAAACATGGCGATAGAATGAGCTGTAAACACTAGAACTatgcagtgaatgcatagtcctgacagtgaagtaaCTGAAAGATCTGACTGTGACACTtgaaaaagatggaaaagaatACAAGAAGATCGGTGAGCAACTAAAAATCAGCGGAAacacagtgtcagcagtaattaGGGGGTATAGCAGGAgccatagtagcactaatcatggctgcagtggtCATCCTCCTacaatgactccacagacagtgaactactttcacaatctgtgaaaaacagacggcagctgcttcagattTGGTACAGgggttatcaatggaaatcagagtttctctAACAGCTCAGAAAATGTGAAGGACAGTtaagaacatcaacctctatggacgaCATCTAAGAAAACCTTGCCTGCTCTTCAGCACAAAATTGCAAGATGAAGCTTTGctgaagaacaagaaaagaagcctgatggatgttgCGAAAACATTGTTTGGTCAGATAAAGAGAAATTTgatgggctcagatggagtccagcatgtttggtgtgaatctgaccaggactaccacagtgaatgcatagtcctgaacaatgttccctgtaatttttcctgagtctgagcaaacacacaaactccctgagcgtcccttggaccactgtgagcaacatcagacgtgtgcactgtggtcacaccagcatcacatccattcaagttacatggttcattaaaagaatcaaattacagcatttacatttctgttaaaacactttgtcaacaggagccagttgaaggctgcagtgattttagtgacactacaatgtataagagtgaagttattgaatatttgtctctcttttctgttgcagcggttttgcaaattgcagacggaccctgttcactccatagacaccaatgttattcctgtagcttgaaagacagctacttttgataaaactgggcttgtagcacattgtctgccttgcaacaatgggaaagaggcaccgtttatgttttgacaacctatatctaatgagttattgatgctggaagtccgaatctgtgaatatctttccaactttactgaacttggggccactaccacccaaggagtgatatatttaattttgaaaaaagcatttagccatacttaaagctttaagtgctttattaacacggaactaaaaattttgtattgttttattatcacaggttctgtctgaaaagaggtggcatcattttaaacagtgaaatcaaactaataaaatgtaatgaccaaccagtgagcaatactggattctgcaaaaacataaacaactttttaaaaaaaatctaaatcttatcttaacacagttaatgtattaacttatttatgtgtgtatgcatgtatttattgatttatttagtactgttaacatagagttctgagtgaatttttcttaagataggcaaaggccatttattgattacatataggctgttaaatgtttattaaagactaaaaagcatttaaaaaaaaaaacaacttaggcatttattgagtcactgaaatactgtagagtacagaccacatcagcatgattataagcatcctctggtaaattaacaaccagatactgatgtctctcaccatatggacttcaggagatgactgggggatgataaactgtgacctactggttgggttctctctgttctcatgtttcttacatgtttgtcccctgacagccgggtcctaatgttttttgagcaacacaccatactatgacgtttttacaatgatggttctactatgaagccagtttgacatgttcaggcgttctttgtgtgaaaactcagagatttcaggtatcagaaggtggttttcaactttctttgttaactttctgcttcaactttaaactaaatttccttcactaacccagccgtctggactcccagtaagctgtgttcctattggctgtccaggtggctgcttggtgttatcaggaacacctgagcagctcagtgtcttcctgctttatttagctgcagacaaacatttcctctgcttctcttcaccactgaactggg
This portion of the Amphiprion ocellaris isolate individual 3 ecotype Okinawa chromosome 19, ASM2253959v1, whole genome shotgun sequence genome encodes:
- the p3h4 gene encoding endoplasmic reticulum protein SC65; this translates as MLLLRSLCPAFLLLLLAILLLSGPAEAQYEKYSFRSFPQKDIMPLDSAYSYALDQYAAQNWAESVKFLELSLRLHRLLRDSEAFCSRNCSSVSRDNDTVFPDITLRVVRHILLRAACLKKCKADFPVFNLKYPRRDLLETFEKRIPYRYIQYAYYQLNNVEKAIAAAHTFLKKNPNDPYLSKNMNYYKTVFDVEEYLIDHEEQPYESVFLKSVTLYNNGDFSSSARNMEQAITQYFELYSLCLAGCEGSYEILEYKDFYPTLADLYTNVLKCKVKCEDNLTPSVGGFFVEKFVATMYHYLQFSYYKLNDVKMAAPCAASYMLFDPKDQVMNQNVAYYRFYREQWGLKEVDFQPRPEALRYFNQTTKQKEMLEFALNYLQTEDEDVVSPEEAATSHSEHPDAEFEGMGDYEESFLAEWWQEPKTKWDTGEVAE